The Anas platyrhynchos isolate ZD024472 breed Pekin duck chromosome 3, IASCAAS_PekinDuck_T2T, whole genome shotgun sequence genome includes a window with the following:
- the PHACTR2 gene encoding phosphatase and actin regulator 2 isoform X4 codes for MAMAGRPGTGAGEPHPAWPLPGHRGRSQSDISSFSSSRRSCLLRSNVGGSVDGLDKASIANSDGPAPGSQTPPFKRKGKLSTIGKIFKPWKWRKKKTSDKFRETSAVLERKISTRQSREELIRRGVLKEMPEQDGDVTVNFETSNGHTVAIGEDTIQEENIVKASGDNGTSSEKASALEGKKEDQKASSSSSHAKKAPVSKSSSSPSPSSTSSHSKASKETSSKSGTSGTPRGKKKAGKQSAPRTAPDGAASSPSGATANRLEVKAEKSEPEQPSIVISETEDIDQRSKLVVPPPPTTAPPPPPPPVPAAAGQPAVSSDAQDAPEGSVARPSIPGSDMKPLLQAEQGTDDNLSSTAQDGGPDASGEDSKSLASKDDQEAEAPDQTHSEPLEEASDAAAPPESESSRESHSSDSDSDGPILYTDDDDDDDDDNASAESSLASKIRRRDTLAIKLGNRPSKKELEDKNILQCTSEEERQEIRHQIGTKLVRRLSQRPTTEELEQRNILKQKNEEEEQEAKREIKRRLSRKLSLRPTVAELQARRILRFNEYVEVTDSPDYDRRADKPWARLTPADKAAIRKELNEFKSTEMEVHEESRQFTRFHRP; via the exons ttgaTGGCTTGGATAAGGCTTCAATCGCTAACTCCGATGGACCAGCCCCAGGATCGCAAACTCCCCCCTTCAAGAGAAAGGGCAAACTCTCTACCATTGGCAAAATCTTTAAACCTTGGaaatggaggaagaagaagaccAGTGACAAATTCAGAGAAACATCGGCAG TGTTGGAAAGGAAGATTTCGacaagacaaagcagagaggAGCTGATAAGAAGGGGAGTGCTGAAGGAAATGCCCGAGCAAG atggTGATGTAACAGTAAATTTTGAAACTTCAAATGGACACACCGTAGCCATTGGTGAAGACACCatacaagaagaaaacataGTAAAAGCCAGTGGAGATAATGGTACTTCATCAGAGAAAGCTTCTgcattggaaggaaaaaaagaagatcaaaaag ctAGTTCTAGTTCCTCACATGCTAAAAAAGCACCAGTCTCCAAGTCTTCTTCATCGCCATCTCCTTCGTCCACATCATCTCATTCCAAAGCCTCTAAGGAGACTTCCAGCAAATCGGGCACATCAGGGACTCCCAGGGGCAAGAAGAAAGCTGGGAAGCAGTCAGCCCCACGAACGGCACCAGATGGGGCAGCTTCTTCCCCCTCAGGTGCCACAGCCAACAGGTTGGAAGTGAAGGCAGAAAAATCTGAGCCTGAGCAGCCTTCCATAGTAATTTCTGAAACAGAGGACATAGACCAACGGAGCAAGCTGGTTGTCCCCCCTCCTCCCACCAcagctcctcctccacctccacctcctgttcctgctgcagctggtcaGCCCGCTGTCTCCTCAGATGCCCAAGATGCACCAGAGGGCTCGGTAGCCAGGCCATCCATCCCTGGATCAGATATGAaacctcttctccaggctgagcaaggCACAGATGACAACCTGAGCAGTACAGCTCAAGACGGTGGTCCAGATGCTAGTGGAGAAGACTCAAAAAG CCTGGCTTCCAAGGATGACCAAGAAGCAGAGGCACCTGACCAGACCCACTCTGAACCACTGGAGGAGGCGTCTGATGCTGCTGCCCCTCCTGAGAGTGAAAGCAGCAGAGAGAGCCACAGCAGCGACTCGGACTCTGACGGGCCGATCCTGTACACAGATGATGACGATGATGACGATGATGATAATGCTAGTGCTGAAA GCTCTTTGGCAAGTAAAATTCGTCGTAGGGATACTCTTGCTATCAAACTTGGCAACAGACCATCTAAGAAAGAATTAGAAGACAAAAACATCTTGCAGTGCACATCTGAAGAGGAGAGGCAGGAAATCAGACATCAGATTGGAACAAAGCTAGTGAG GAGACTTAGCCAGAGGCCTACAACTGAAGAGCTAGAGCAAAGAAATATCCTAAAGC AGAAGAATGAAGAAGAGGAACAGGAAgccaaaagagaaataaaacgtAGACTCAGTAGAAAG CTCAGCCTGAGGCCTACAGTGGCCGAACTTCAAGCAAGGCGAATCCTGCGGTTTAATGAGTACGTGGAGGTCACAGATTCTCCAGATTATGATCGTCGTGCTGACAAGCCTTGGGCCAGGTTAACTCCCGCAGACAAG GCAGCAATAAGGAAAGAACTGAATGaatttaaaagcacagaaatggaAGTACATGAGGAAAGTCGGCAATTTACCAG
- the PHACTR2 gene encoding phosphatase and actin regulator 2 isoform X2, giving the protein MGQTSVSTLPEPSAHGVDGLDKASIANSDGPAPGSQTPPFKRKGKLSTIGKIFKPWKWRKKKTSDKFRETSAVLERKISTRQSREELIRRGVLKEMPEQDGDVTVNFETSNGHTVAIGEDTIQEENIVKASGDNGTSSEKASALEGKKEDQKESTTDHCPEIPASHAPPLPKSKPKSKKAPLPPKNAIAASTTTSHKSNEASHAKKKGKAPAKQPPLPPPKPTSHSANREAASSSSSHAKKAPVSKSSSSPSPSSTSSHSKASKETSSKSGTSGTPRGKKKAGKQSAPRTAPDGAASSPSGATANRLEVKAEKSEPEQPSIVISETEDIDQRSKLVVPPPPTTAPPPPPPPVPAAAGQPAVSSDAQDAPEGSVARPSIPGSDMKPLLQAEQGTDDNLSSTAQDGGPDASGEDSKSLASKDDQEAEAPDQTHSEPLEEASDAAAPPESESSRESHSSDSDSDGPILYTDDDDDDDDDNASAESSLASKIRRRDTLAIKLGNRPSKKELEDKNILQCTSEEERQEIRHQIGTKLVRRLSQRPTTEELEQRNILKQKNEEEEQEAKREIKRRLSRKLSLRPTVAELQARRILRFNEYVEVTDSPDYDRRADKPWARLTPADKAAIRKELNEFKSTEMEVHEESRQFTRFHRP; this is encoded by the exons ttgaTGGCTTGGATAAGGCTTCAATCGCTAACTCCGATGGACCAGCCCCAGGATCGCAAACTCCCCCCTTCAAGAGAAAGGGCAAACTCTCTACCATTGGCAAAATCTTTAAACCTTGGaaatggaggaagaagaagaccAGTGACAAATTCAGAGAAACATCGGCAG TGTTGGAAAGGAAGATTTCGacaagacaaagcagagaggAGCTGATAAGAAGGGGAGTGCTGAAGGAAATGCCCGAGCAAG atggTGATGTAACAGTAAATTTTGAAACTTCAAATGGACACACCGTAGCCATTGGTGAAGACACCatacaagaagaaaacataGTAAAAGCCAGTGGAGATAATGGTACTTCATCAGAGAAAGCTTCTgcattggaaggaaaaaaagaagatcaaaaag AGAGCACTACTGATCACTGCCCAGAAATACCGGCATCCCATGCTCCACCACTACCCAAGTCTAAGCCTAAATCTAAAAAAGCTCCGCTACCACCAAAAAATGCTATTGCTGCTTCAACCACCACCAGCCATAAGAGTAATGAAGCATCTCATgctaaaaaaaagggaaaggctCCTGCTAAGCAGCCTCCTCTCCCACCTCCAAAGCCAACAAGTCACAGTGCAAATCGGGAAGCTG ctAGTTCTAGTTCCTCACATGCTAAAAAAGCACCAGTCTCCAAGTCTTCTTCATCGCCATCTCCTTCGTCCACATCATCTCATTCCAAAGCCTCTAAGGAGACTTCCAGCAAATCGGGCACATCAGGGACTCCCAGGGGCAAGAAGAAAGCTGGGAAGCAGTCAGCCCCACGAACGGCACCAGATGGGGCAGCTTCTTCCCCCTCAGGTGCCACAGCCAACAGGTTGGAAGTGAAGGCAGAAAAATCTGAGCCTGAGCAGCCTTCCATAGTAATTTCTGAAACAGAGGACATAGACCAACGGAGCAAGCTGGTTGTCCCCCCTCCTCCCACCAcagctcctcctccacctccacctcctgttcctgctgcagctggtcaGCCCGCTGTCTCCTCAGATGCCCAAGATGCACCAGAGGGCTCGGTAGCCAGGCCATCCATCCCTGGATCAGATATGAaacctcttctccaggctgagcaaggCACAGATGACAACCTGAGCAGTACAGCTCAAGACGGTGGTCCAGATGCTAGTGGAGAAGACTCAAAAAG CCTGGCTTCCAAGGATGACCAAGAAGCAGAGGCACCTGACCAGACCCACTCTGAACCACTGGAGGAGGCGTCTGATGCTGCTGCCCCTCCTGAGAGTGAAAGCAGCAGAGAGAGCCACAGCAGCGACTCGGACTCTGACGGGCCGATCCTGTACACAGATGATGACGATGATGACGATGATGATAATGCTAGTGCTGAAA GCTCTTTGGCAAGTAAAATTCGTCGTAGGGATACTCTTGCTATCAAACTTGGCAACAGACCATCTAAGAAAGAATTAGAAGACAAAAACATCTTGCAGTGCACATCTGAAGAGGAGAGGCAGGAAATCAGACATCAGATTGGAACAAAGCTAGTGAG GAGACTTAGCCAGAGGCCTACAACTGAAGAGCTAGAGCAAAGAAATATCCTAAAGC AGAAGAATGAAGAAGAGGAACAGGAAgccaaaagagaaataaaacgtAGACTCAGTAGAAAG CTCAGCCTGAGGCCTACAGTGGCCGAACTTCAAGCAAGGCGAATCCTGCGGTTTAATGAGTACGTGGAGGTCACAGATTCTCCAGATTATGATCGTCGTGCTGACAAGCCTTGGGCCAGGTTAACTCCCGCAGACAAG GCAGCAATAAGGAAAGAACTGAATGaatttaaaagcacagaaatggaAGTACATGAGGAAAGTCGGCAATTTACCAG
- the PHACTR2 gene encoding phosphatase and actin regulator 2 isoform X3: MDNAVDGLDKASIANSDGPAPGSQTPPFKRKGKLSTIGKIFKPWKWRKKKTSDKFRETSAVLERKISTRQSREELIRRGVLKEMPEQDGDVTVNFETSNGHTVAIGEDTIQEENIVKASGDNGTSSEKASALEGKKEDQKESTTDHCPEIPASHAPPLPKSKPKSKKAPLPPKNAIAASTTTSHKSNEASHAKKKGKAPAKQPPLPPPKPTSHSANREAASSSSSHAKKAPVSKSSSSPSPSSTSSHSKASKETSSKSGTSGTPRGKKKAGKQSAPRTAPDGAASSPSGATANRLEVKAEKSEPEQPSIVISETEDIDQRSKLVVPPPPTTAPPPPPPPVPAAAGQPAVSSDAQDAPEGSVARPSIPGSDMKPLLQAEQGTDDNLSSTAQDGGPDASGEDSKSLASKDDQEAEAPDQTHSEPLEEASDAAAPPESESSRESHSSDSDSDGPILYTDDDDDDDDDNASAESSLASKIRRRDTLAIKLGNRPSKKELEDKNILQCTSEEERQEIRHQIGTKLVRRLSQRPTTEELEQRNILKQKNEEEEQEAKREIKRRLSRKLSLRPTVAELQARRILRFNEYVEVTDSPDYDRRADKPWARLTPADKAAIRKELNEFKSTEMEVHEESRQFTRFHRP, translated from the exons ttgaTGGCTTGGATAAGGCTTCAATCGCTAACTCCGATGGACCAGCCCCAGGATCGCAAACTCCCCCCTTCAAGAGAAAGGGCAAACTCTCTACCATTGGCAAAATCTTTAAACCTTGGaaatggaggaagaagaagaccAGTGACAAATTCAGAGAAACATCGGCAG TGTTGGAAAGGAAGATTTCGacaagacaaagcagagaggAGCTGATAAGAAGGGGAGTGCTGAAGGAAATGCCCGAGCAAG atggTGATGTAACAGTAAATTTTGAAACTTCAAATGGACACACCGTAGCCATTGGTGAAGACACCatacaagaagaaaacataGTAAAAGCCAGTGGAGATAATGGTACTTCATCAGAGAAAGCTTCTgcattggaaggaaaaaaagaagatcaaaaag AGAGCACTACTGATCACTGCCCAGAAATACCGGCATCCCATGCTCCACCACTACCCAAGTCTAAGCCTAAATCTAAAAAAGCTCCGCTACCACCAAAAAATGCTATTGCTGCTTCAACCACCACCAGCCATAAGAGTAATGAAGCATCTCATgctaaaaaaaagggaaaggctCCTGCTAAGCAGCCTCCTCTCCCACCTCCAAAGCCAACAAGTCACAGTGCAAATCGGGAAGCTG ctAGTTCTAGTTCCTCACATGCTAAAAAAGCACCAGTCTCCAAGTCTTCTTCATCGCCATCTCCTTCGTCCACATCATCTCATTCCAAAGCCTCTAAGGAGACTTCCAGCAAATCGGGCACATCAGGGACTCCCAGGGGCAAGAAGAAAGCTGGGAAGCAGTCAGCCCCACGAACGGCACCAGATGGGGCAGCTTCTTCCCCCTCAGGTGCCACAGCCAACAGGTTGGAAGTGAAGGCAGAAAAATCTGAGCCTGAGCAGCCTTCCATAGTAATTTCTGAAACAGAGGACATAGACCAACGGAGCAAGCTGGTTGTCCCCCCTCCTCCCACCAcagctcctcctccacctccacctcctgttcctgctgcagctggtcaGCCCGCTGTCTCCTCAGATGCCCAAGATGCACCAGAGGGCTCGGTAGCCAGGCCATCCATCCCTGGATCAGATATGAaacctcttctccaggctgagcaaggCACAGATGACAACCTGAGCAGTACAGCTCAAGACGGTGGTCCAGATGCTAGTGGAGAAGACTCAAAAAG CCTGGCTTCCAAGGATGACCAAGAAGCAGAGGCACCTGACCAGACCCACTCTGAACCACTGGAGGAGGCGTCTGATGCTGCTGCCCCTCCTGAGAGTGAAAGCAGCAGAGAGAGCCACAGCAGCGACTCGGACTCTGACGGGCCGATCCTGTACACAGATGATGACGATGATGACGATGATGATAATGCTAGTGCTGAAA GCTCTTTGGCAAGTAAAATTCGTCGTAGGGATACTCTTGCTATCAAACTTGGCAACAGACCATCTAAGAAAGAATTAGAAGACAAAAACATCTTGCAGTGCACATCTGAAGAGGAGAGGCAGGAAATCAGACATCAGATTGGAACAAAGCTAGTGAG GAGACTTAGCCAGAGGCCTACAACTGAAGAGCTAGAGCAAAGAAATATCCTAAAGC AGAAGAATGAAGAAGAGGAACAGGAAgccaaaagagaaataaaacgtAGACTCAGTAGAAAG CTCAGCCTGAGGCCTACAGTGGCCGAACTTCAAGCAAGGCGAATCCTGCGGTTTAATGAGTACGTGGAGGTCACAGATTCTCCAGATTATGATCGTCGTGCTGACAAGCCTTGGGCCAGGTTAACTCCCGCAGACAAG GCAGCAATAAGGAAAGAACTGAATGaatttaaaagcacagaaatggaAGTACATGAGGAAAGTCGGCAATTTACCAG
- the PHACTR2 gene encoding phosphatase and actin regulator 2 isoform X1 has protein sequence MAMAGRPGTGAGEPHPAWPLPGHRGRSQSDISSFSSSRRSCLLRSNVGGSVDGLDKASIANSDGPAPGSQTPPFKRKGKLSTIGKIFKPWKWRKKKTSDKFRETSAVLERKISTRQSREELIRRGVLKEMPEQDGDVTVNFETSNGHTVAIGEDTIQEENIVKASGDNGTSSEKASALEGKKEDQKESTTDHCPEIPASHAPPLPKSKPKSKKAPLPPKNAIAASTTTSHKSNEASHAKKKGKAPAKQPPLPPPKPTSHSANREAASSSSSHAKKAPVSKSSSSPSPSSTSSHSKASKETSSKSGTSGTPRGKKKAGKQSAPRTAPDGAASSPSGATANRLEVKAEKSEPEQPSIVISETEDIDQRSKLVVPPPPTTAPPPPPPPVPAAAGQPAVSSDAQDAPEGSVARPSIPGSDMKPLLQAEQGTDDNLSSTAQDGGPDASGEDSKSLASKDDQEAEAPDQTHSEPLEEASDAAAPPESESSRESHSSDSDSDGPILYTDDDDDDDDDNASAESSLASKIRRRDTLAIKLGNRPSKKELEDKNILQCTSEEERQEIRHQIGTKLVRRLSQRPTTEELEQRNILKQKNEEEEQEAKREIKRRLSRKLSLRPTVAELQARRILRFNEYVEVTDSPDYDRRADKPWARLTPADKAAIRKELNEFKSTEMEVHEESRQFTRFHRP, from the exons ttgaTGGCTTGGATAAGGCTTCAATCGCTAACTCCGATGGACCAGCCCCAGGATCGCAAACTCCCCCCTTCAAGAGAAAGGGCAAACTCTCTACCATTGGCAAAATCTTTAAACCTTGGaaatggaggaagaagaagaccAGTGACAAATTCAGAGAAACATCGGCAG TGTTGGAAAGGAAGATTTCGacaagacaaagcagagaggAGCTGATAAGAAGGGGAGTGCTGAAGGAAATGCCCGAGCAAG atggTGATGTAACAGTAAATTTTGAAACTTCAAATGGACACACCGTAGCCATTGGTGAAGACACCatacaagaagaaaacataGTAAAAGCCAGTGGAGATAATGGTACTTCATCAGAGAAAGCTTCTgcattggaaggaaaaaaagaagatcaaaaag AGAGCACTACTGATCACTGCCCAGAAATACCGGCATCCCATGCTCCACCACTACCCAAGTCTAAGCCTAAATCTAAAAAAGCTCCGCTACCACCAAAAAATGCTATTGCTGCTTCAACCACCACCAGCCATAAGAGTAATGAAGCATCTCATgctaaaaaaaagggaaaggctCCTGCTAAGCAGCCTCCTCTCCCACCTCCAAAGCCAACAAGTCACAGTGCAAATCGGGAAGCTG ctAGTTCTAGTTCCTCACATGCTAAAAAAGCACCAGTCTCCAAGTCTTCTTCATCGCCATCTCCTTCGTCCACATCATCTCATTCCAAAGCCTCTAAGGAGACTTCCAGCAAATCGGGCACATCAGGGACTCCCAGGGGCAAGAAGAAAGCTGGGAAGCAGTCAGCCCCACGAACGGCACCAGATGGGGCAGCTTCTTCCCCCTCAGGTGCCACAGCCAACAGGTTGGAAGTGAAGGCAGAAAAATCTGAGCCTGAGCAGCCTTCCATAGTAATTTCTGAAACAGAGGACATAGACCAACGGAGCAAGCTGGTTGTCCCCCCTCCTCCCACCAcagctcctcctccacctccacctcctgttcctgctgcagctggtcaGCCCGCTGTCTCCTCAGATGCCCAAGATGCACCAGAGGGCTCGGTAGCCAGGCCATCCATCCCTGGATCAGATATGAaacctcttctccaggctgagcaaggCACAGATGACAACCTGAGCAGTACAGCTCAAGACGGTGGTCCAGATGCTAGTGGAGAAGACTCAAAAAG CCTGGCTTCCAAGGATGACCAAGAAGCAGAGGCACCTGACCAGACCCACTCTGAACCACTGGAGGAGGCGTCTGATGCTGCTGCCCCTCCTGAGAGTGAAAGCAGCAGAGAGAGCCACAGCAGCGACTCGGACTCTGACGGGCCGATCCTGTACACAGATGATGACGATGATGACGATGATGATAATGCTAGTGCTGAAA GCTCTTTGGCAAGTAAAATTCGTCGTAGGGATACTCTTGCTATCAAACTTGGCAACAGACCATCTAAGAAAGAATTAGAAGACAAAAACATCTTGCAGTGCACATCTGAAGAGGAGAGGCAGGAAATCAGACATCAGATTGGAACAAAGCTAGTGAG GAGACTTAGCCAGAGGCCTACAACTGAAGAGCTAGAGCAAAGAAATATCCTAAAGC AGAAGAATGAAGAAGAGGAACAGGAAgccaaaagagaaataaaacgtAGACTCAGTAGAAAG CTCAGCCTGAGGCCTACAGTGGCCGAACTTCAAGCAAGGCGAATCCTGCGGTTTAATGAGTACGTGGAGGTCACAGATTCTCCAGATTATGATCGTCGTGCTGACAAGCCTTGGGCCAGGTTAACTCCCGCAGACAAG GCAGCAATAAGGAAAGAACTGAATGaatttaaaagcacagaaatggaAGTACATGAGGAAAGTCGGCAATTTACCAG